A window from Carassius gibelio isolate Cgi1373 ecotype wild population from Czech Republic chromosome B3, carGib1.2-hapl.c, whole genome shotgun sequence encodes these proteins:
- the LOC127952924 gene encoding trinucleotide repeat-containing gene 6C protein isoform X1 — MEEKKKKKQEEKKKKEAAQKKAAEQKTKVPDSAKPSPTPPPPTNPSTATNPSVPSASSSTGGNGKRTPSGNQQQQPAAPRYPPREVPPRFRQHEHKQLLKRGQPLPAGSTALVQPVSTNPTSQPFSCQTHPELPPQSGLAAQYENISPNRSATTAPTNSCSGWDPLIIDKHDTEAWPSISSKESHALAGCPLDTESISDISRMSMATGAGQQGHFSANHPSKANASHSGGLLSSQSGASRGWGSGPSPSSGGEGKNEVSSTSVGARSWGSSNFNLNLNPNANPSAWPVLGHKGTGMGGGSSGESNLPPPNLCSPPGTLPSQCPSSSGSIGGANGNSAGSGGSGNTTWGSIVPSDSSEPHSIPSTNVSFSSEPQNLNTDGPNNTKQEPRSPGHSLPSWGVGPPGMCSFVQNSGGALQVNGDEEPVWGNGDAKSGGGSKDSGWDSGSSWGQGGASGTSGWGQAASTGDWGKHSNTEAKGWDSSSSPTQEQPLNSWVRGANAPASEGSSDSMECHPRRRVRSSTDEAPPILPAQDMDPRVLCNTGWGQTPVRQHTAWETEEAARSNSKNDIGTEAWGSSSNAANVGPPPTSGSANPNSGTTSRPDSGGKNEGPCPSGAAPGWGTAMPSPQASSGWADPTSNKKPSSGPGSWGSNPAGSSGGSLQKSGQTWGSEEKSPTWEDSHTKAKPQGWTDVPKTSHGWSNGPSGESRPGGEWGESGDGKKNGPTSSTWEGEGTSWNESSRGWGKPTPGIGGNWGDAQHSSGPSQGWNNKPQEGTSGNSGSGNMGSWGGPNSVKQSGSGWGGGNGGGAKPDHIGEPTGWEEPSPHSIRRKMEIDDGTSAWGDPSSYNKTVNLWDRNNPGMQGKPGPGNANSVPNNHHHHPHHNQPPMQTHSHGGPSSNNNHISPDNAVPHQTGPTHNRPTLMNPGWGETTNVHPKPEPSWGEPATPAASVDNGTSAWGKPQGGWGDNGPEVYGRGNGPPGSAPCKPAPKSMQDGWGGGEDMGLSAGQWEQDEGDMWNSTASQESNSSCNSWGNPPKKGPPKGKVPNKPDDTWIMNRLIKQLTDMGFPRDPAEEALKSNNMNLDQAMTALLEKKTELDKRGMGISDYNNGLVNKPMGCRPSVISKESSSDRPPYLDKDAGLADDAQTSPFMPSPSLKLPLGSAALPGQSLGVAMQNLNNRQMQSGVFGSSGAAQARALQQQPPPQPSVPPLNSSQPSLRAQVPQFFSPQVQAQLLQFAAKNIGLNPALLTSPINPQHMTLLNQLYQLQLAYQRLQIQQQMLQAQRSVSGPIRQQEQQVARTINNMQQQIQQHQRQLAQALLMKHQQQQQQPPASHPGLHPSAGKSALDSFPAHHQASSLSVSDLQTKEPQSSPNYSSPYPISGLNPNMNVNCMEVGGLSMKDSPQPQSRLSQWTHPNSMENLSGNSSPMEANFSKHGAISAGPSLGPPSKPPLDDSYSPYNLIGSSESPASPLAPHDSWGPGKNTNDKISNGTNVTWPPEFCPGVPWKGLQNIDPETDPNVTPGSVPSGPTINTNIQDVNRYLLRDRSGGKLSDMKSTWSSGPISHTQASLSHELWKVPQGPRNTTAPTRPPPGLTNTKPSSTWGGNTLGLVAGWSSSYSAVGTTWSTDSSNRSTSWLVLRNLTPQIDGSTLRTLCMQHGPLITFHLNLTQGNAVVRYSSKEEAAKAQKSLHMCVLGNTTILAEFAGEEEVNRFFAQGQSLTPTTSWQANPGTNQTRLGGGGTVATHPIGHWNSSGLGGGGAGGTGSGGKASNELLWGGVPQYSSLWGPPSTEDGRVVGSPTPINTLLPGDLLSGESM; from the exons TGCCAGACTCTGCCAAGCCCAGCCCCACCCCTCCTCCCCCCACCAACCCCAGCACCGCCACCAACCCGTCTGTGCCCTCAGCCAGCAGCAGCACTGGTGGCAATGGCAAGCGCACACCCTCCGGCAACCAACAGCAGCAGCCGGCAGCCCCTCGCTACCCGCCCCGAGAGGTGCCCCCTCGTTTCCGTCAACATGAACACAAGCAGCTACTGAAGCGGGGCCAACCTCTGCCCGCCGGAAGTACAGCTCTCGTGCAGCCAGTGTCCACCAACCCTACGTCTCAGCCCTTCTCCTGCCAGACCCACCCAG AGCTGCCCCCACAGAGTGGCCTGGCAGCCCAGTATGAGAATATATCCCCCAATCGCAGTGCCACTACAGCCCCTACCAACAGTTGCAGCGGCTGGGATCCACTGATTATTGACAAGCACGATACGGAGGCGTGGCCTTCCATTTCAAGCAAAGAAAGCCACGCCCTTGCAGGATGCCCCTTAGACACTGAAAGTATCAGTGACATCAGCAGAATGAGCATGGCCACAGGAGCTGGCCAGCAAGGACATTTCTCCGCCAATCATCCCAGCAAAGCCAATGCCAGCCACTCAGGAGGTCTACTCTCTAGTCAGAGTGGGGCCAGCAGAGGCTGGGGCTCTGGCCCGTCTCCTTCCAGTGGAGGAGAAGGGAAGAATGAAGTCTCCAGCACATCAGTGGGAGCCAGGAGTTGGGGCTCCTCTAACTTTAACTTGAACTTAAACCCCAACGCCAACCCCTCTGCCTGGCCAGTTCTGGGACATAAAGGGACCGGCATGGGTGGTGGCAGCTCTGGAGAAAGCAACCTTCCTCCTCCTAATCTCTGTAGCCCACCGGGCACTCTGCCCAGTCAGTGCCCTAGCAGCAGTGGCAGTATAGGTGGTGCCAATGGAAATTCTGCAGGTAGTGGTGGCAGTGGCAACACCACGTGGGGTAGCATTGTGCCCAGTGACTCCTCAGAGCCACACTCCATCCCATCCACGAATGTGTCTTTCAGCTCTGAACCTCAGAACCTTAACACTGATGGACCAAATAACACTAAGCAAGAGCCCAGAAGCCCTGGCCATAGCCTGCCTAGCTGGGGAGTTGGACCTCCAGGCATGTGCTCGTTTGTTCAAAATTCAGGAGGAGCCTTACAGGTCAACGGGGATGAAGAACCTGTTTGGGGTAATGGAGATGCCAAGTCTGGTGGTGGCTCAAAAGACTCTGGTTGGGACTCAGGGAGCAGCTGGGGACAAGGAGGGGCCTCGGGCACTTCTGGATGGGGACAAGCTGCCTCAACTGGAGACTGGGGTAAGCATTCCAACACTGAGGCCAAAGGATGGGATTCCTCAAGCTCTCCCACCCAAGAACAGCCGCTAAACTCTTGGGTCCGTGGGGCCAATGCCCCAGCCAGTGAGGGAAGCAGTGACAGCATGGAATGTCATCCTCGCCGGAGGGTCCGCTCATCAACAGATGAGGCTCCCCCTATTCTGCCTGCCCAGGATATGGACCCTCGGGTTCTGTGTAACACAGGCTGGGGACAAACACCAGTGCGTCAGCACACCGCTTGGGAGACCGAAGAAGCTGCACGTTCCAACAGTAAGAATGACATTGGAACTGAAGCCTGGGGCTCGTCCTCAAATGCAGCCAATGTTGGACCACCACCAACTTCTGGAAGTGCCAACCCAAACTCTGGCACTACATCCAGACCTGACTCTGGGGGCAAGAATGAGGGTCCTTGCCCCAGTGGAGCTGCACCTGGATGGGGCACAGCCATGCCATCACCCCAGGCTAGCTCTGGTTGGGCAGATCCTACCAGCAACAAGAAACCTTCCAGTGGTCCTGGAAGTTGGGGCAGTAACCCAGCTGGAAGTTCAGGTGGCAGCCTGCAGAAAAGTGGTCAGACTTGGGGTTCAGAGGAAAAGTCTCCTACATGGGAAGACAGTCACACGAAAGCCAAACCACAGGGATGGACTGATGTGCCCAAAACTTCTCACGGATGGAGCAATGGACCTAGTGGAGAAAGCAGGCCTGGAGGAGAATGGGGTGAATCTGGAGATGGAAAGAAAAATGGTCCCACCAGCTCTACCTGGGAAGGAGAGGGTACCAGCTGGAATGAGAGCTCCAGAGGATGGGGAAAGCCTACTCCAGGAATAGGAGGAAACTGGGGAGATGCACAACACTCCAGTGGGCCATCACAAGGATGGAATAACAAGCCCCAGGAGGGCACCAGTGGCAATAGTGGCAGTGGAAACATGGGTTCTTGGGGAGGTCCTAACTCTGTAAAGCAGAGTGGCTCTGGATGGGGAGGAGGAAATGGTGGAGGTGCTAAACCTGACCACATTGGAGAGCCCACTGGATGGGAGGAGCCCTCTCCACACTCCATCCGACGTAAGATGGAGATCGATGATGGTACCTCAGCTTGGGGTGACCCAAGCAGTTACAACAAGACAGTCAATCTCTGGGACAGGAATAACCCTGGAATGCAAGGCAAACCAGGACCTGGCAATGCCAACAGTGTACCCAacaaccatcatcatcatccccaCCATAACCAGCCTCCCATGCAGACCCACAGCCATGGAGGGCCAAGTTCAAACAATAATCACATTTCCCCTGATAACGCTGTCCCACATCAAACAGGGCCAACTCACAATAGACCAACCCTTATGAATCCAG GATGGGGCGAGACGACAAATGTCCATCCAAAACCTGAGCCCTCATGGGGAGAGCCAGCCACCCCTGCAGCAAGTGTGGACAATGGCACTTCAGCATGGGGTAAACCCCAAGGTGGCTGGGGTGATAATGGTCCTGAGGTCTATGGTCGAGGCAACGGACCTCCTGGATCTGCCCCCTGCAAACCTG CCCCCAAATCTATGCAAGATGGCTGGGGTGGTGGAGAGGACATGGGCCTGTCTGCAGGGCAGTGGGAGCAGGATGAGGGTGACATGTGGAACAGCACTGCATCTCAAGAGAGCAACTCCTCCTGCAACTCCTGGGGCAACCCACCCAAAAAGGGCCCACCAAAg GGAAAAGTCCCAAACAAACCGGATGATACTTGGATAATGAATCGTCTTATTAAGCAGCTGACTGACATGGGCTTCCCT AGAGACCCTGCAGAAGAAGCTCTCAAGAGCAACAACATGAACTTGGATCAGGCCATGA CTGCCCTATTGGAGAAGAAGACCGAACTTGATAAACGGGGGATGGGAATCTCTGACTACAACAACGGCCTAGTCAATAAACCAATGGGCTGCAGGCCTTCAGTCATCTCCAAAGAATCCTCCTCAGATCGTCCCCCCTACTTGGACAAG GATGCTGGGCTAGCAGATGATGCCCAAACCTCACCGTTTATGCCTTCTCCGAGCCTGAAGCTCCCATTGGGTAGTGCTGCACTCCCTGGCCAGAGCCTAGGAGTTGCGATGCAAAACTTGAACAACAGACAG atgCAGAGTGGAGTGTTTGGTAGTAGCGGAGCAGCACAAGCCCGGGCCCTGCAGCAGCAGCCCCCTCCCCAGCCGTCAGTGCCACCTCTCAACTCGTCCCAGCCTAGTCTACGCGCTCAAGTGCCTCAGTTTTTCAGCCCTCAG GTTCAAGCACAGCTTTTACAGTTTGCAGCAAAAAACATTGGTCTCAACCCTGCACTTTTAACCTCACCAATAAACCCTCAGCATATGACCCTGTTGAACCAACTTTATCAGCTGCAACTG GCGTACCAGCGTTTACAAATTCAGCAGCAGATGTTGCAGGCACAGCGCAGTGTTTCTGGCCCCATCCGACAGCAAGAGCAGCAA GTTGCACGTACAATCAATAACATGCAGCAACAGATCCAGCAGCACCAGCGGCAGCTGGCTCAGGCTCTGCTGATGAAacaccaacagcagcagcagcagccaccCGCCTCACACCCGGGCCTGCATCCCAGCGCAGGCAAATCAGCTCTGGACTCATTTCCAGCCCATCATCAAGCGTCCAGCCTCTCTGTTTCCGACCTTCAGACCAAAGAGCCGCAGTCTTCTCCAAACTACTCCTCACCCTACCCTATTT CCGGATTGAACCCTAACATGAATGTAAACTGCATGGAGGTGGGTGGCCTGTCCATGAAGGACTCTCCTCAGCCTCAGTCACGCCTGTCACAGTGGACACACCCAAACTCCATGGAGAACCTCTCTGGCAACTCCTCTCCAATGGAGGCCAACTTTAGCAAGCATG GTGCCATCTCTGCAGGCCCTAGTCTGGGTCCCCCAAGTAAGCCCCCACTGGATGACTCCTACAGTCCCTACAATCTGATTGGCAGCTCCGAGTCTCCTGCCAGCCCCCTGGCACCTCATGATAGCTGGGGTCCGGGGAAGAACACCAATGACAAGATCTCCAATGGGACCAATGTCACCTGGCCTCCAG AGTTTTGTCCAGGAGTGCCCTGGAAAGGACTGCAGAATATTGACCCTGAAACTGACCCCAATGTGACCCCAGGGAGTGTTCCCAGTGGGCCCACCATCAATACCAACATTCAGGATGTGAACCGCTACCTGCTGAGAGACAGGAGTGGAG GAAAGCTGTCTGACATGAAGTCCACTTGGTCTTCGGGGCCCATCTCGCACACCCAGGCTTCTCTCTCTCACGAGCTTTGGAAAGTCCCCCAAGGACCCCGAAACACGACGGCTCCCACACGGCCACCTCCAGGCCTGACCAACACCAAGCCCTCTTCCACGTGGGGCGGAAACACCCTGGGCCTGGTAGCTGGCTGGAGCAGCTCCTACTctgcag TAGGTACCACATGGAGTACAGACAGCTCCAACAGGAGCACTAGCTGGTTGGTTCTGAGAAACCTTACACCACAG ATTGATGGTTCGACACTGCGGACACTGTGCATGCAACACGGCCCGCTCATCACATTCCATCTCAACCTGACGCAGGGTAACGCAGTGGTGCGCTACAGTTCTAAAGAGGAGGCTGCCAAAGCCCAAAAGTCCCTACACAT GTGTGTTCTGGGAAACACCACTATACTGGCAGAGTTTGCTGGAGAAGAGGAGGTGAACCGCTTCTTTGCACAGGGTCAGTCCCTCACACCCACCACCAGCTGGCAGGCCAACCCCGGCACCAATCAAACACGGCTGGGGGGCGGAGGGACGGTGGCCACACATCCCATCGGCCACTGGAACAGCAGCGGTCTCGGAGGAGGAGGAGCGGGCGGGACGGGGTCCGGCGGGAAGGCGAGCAACGAGCTGCTGTGGGGGGGTGTACCGCAGTACTCCAGCCTGTGGGGGCCGCCCAGCACCGAGGATGGCCGAGTGGTGGGCAGCCCCACCCCAATCAATACGCTGCTTCCTGGAGACCTGCTGAGCGGAGAGTCCATGTGA
- the LOC127952924 gene encoding trinucleotide repeat-containing gene 6C protein isoform X2 — translation MEEKKKKKQEEKKKKEAAQKKAAEQKTKVPDSAKPSPTPPPPTNPSTATNPSVPSASSSTGGNGKRTPSGNQQQQPAAPRYPPREVPPRFRQHEHKQLLKRGQPLPAGSTALVQPVSTNPTSQPFSCQTHPELPPQSGLAAQYENISPNRSATTAPTNSCSGWDPLIIDKHDTEAWPSISSKESHALAGCPLDTESISDISRMSMATGAGQQGHFSANHPSKANASHSGGLLSSQSGASRGWGSGPSPSSGGEGKNEVSSTSVGARSWGSSNFNLNLNPNANPSAWPVLGHKGTGMGGGSSGESNLPPPNLCSPPGTLPSQCPSSSGSIGGANGNSAGSGGSGNTTWGSIVPSDSSEPHSIPSTNVSFSSEPQNLNTDGPNNTKQEPRSPGHSLPSWGVGPPGMCSFVQNSGGALQVNGDEEPVWGNGDAKSGGGSKDSGWDSGSSWGQGGASGTSGWGQAASTGDWGKHSNTEAKGWDSSSSPTQEQPLNSWVRGANAPASEGSSDSMECHPRRRVRSSTDEAPPILPAQDMDPRVLCNTGWGQTPVRQHTAWETEEAARSNSKNDIGTEAWGSSSNAANVGPPPTSGSANPNSGTTSRPDSGGKNEGPCPSGAAPGWGTAMPSPQASSGWADPTSNKKPSSGPGSWGSNPAGSSGGSLQKSGQTWGSEEKSPTWEDSHTKAKPQGWTDVPKTSHGWSNGPSGESRPGGEWGESGDGKKNGPTSSTWEGEGTSWNESSRGWGKPTPGIGGNWGDAQHSSGPSQGWNNKPQEGTSGNSGSGNMGSWGGPNSVKQSGSGWGGGNGGGAKPDHIGEPTGWEEPSPHSIRRKMEIDDGTSAWGDPSSYNKTVNLWDRNNPGMQGKPGPGNANSVPNNHHHHPHHNQPPMQTHSHGGPSSNNNHISPDNAVPHQTGPTHNRPTLMNPGWGETTNVHPKPEPSWGEPATPAASVDNGTSAWGKPQGGWGDNGPEVYGRGNGPPGSAPCKPAPKSMQDGWGGGEDMGLSAGQWEQDEGDMWNSTASQESNSSCNSWGNPPKKGPPKGKVPNKPDDTWIMNRLIKQLTDMGFPRDPAEEALKSNNMNLDQAMTALLEKKTELDKRGMGISDYNNGLVNKPMGCRPSVISKESSSDRPPYLDKDAGLADDAQTSPFMPSPSLKLPLGSAALPGQSLGVAMQNLNNRQMQSGVFGSSGAAQARALQQQPPPQPSVPPLNSSQPSLRAQVPQFFSPQVQAQLLQFAAKNIGLNPALLTSPINPQHMTLLNQLYQLQLAYQRLQIQQQMLQAQRSVSGPIRQQEQQVARTINNMQQQIQQHQRQLAQALLMKHQQQQQQPPASHPGLHPSAGKSALDSFPAHHQASSLSVSDLQTKEPQSSPNYSSPYPISGLNPNMNVNCMEVGGLSMKDSPQPQSRLSQWTHPNSMENLSGNSSPMEANFSKHGAISAGPSLGPPSKPPLDDSYSPYNLIGSSESPASPLAPHDSWGPGKNTNDKISNGTNVTWPPEFCPGVPWKGLQNIDPETDPNVTPGSVPSGPTINTNIQDVNRYLLRDRSGGKLSDMKSTWSSGPISHTQASLSHELWKVPQGPRNTTAPTRPPPGLTNTKPSSTWGGNTLGLVAGWSSSYSAGTTWSTDSSNRSTSWLVLRNLTPQIDGSTLRTLCMQHGPLITFHLNLTQGNAVVRYSSKEEAAKAQKSLHMCVLGNTTILAEFAGEEEVNRFFAQGQSLTPTTSWQANPGTNQTRLGGGGTVATHPIGHWNSSGLGGGGAGGTGSGGKASNELLWGGVPQYSSLWGPPSTEDGRVVGSPTPINTLLPGDLLSGESM, via the exons TGCCAGACTCTGCCAAGCCCAGCCCCACCCCTCCTCCCCCCACCAACCCCAGCACCGCCACCAACCCGTCTGTGCCCTCAGCCAGCAGCAGCACTGGTGGCAATGGCAAGCGCACACCCTCCGGCAACCAACAGCAGCAGCCGGCAGCCCCTCGCTACCCGCCCCGAGAGGTGCCCCCTCGTTTCCGTCAACATGAACACAAGCAGCTACTGAAGCGGGGCCAACCTCTGCCCGCCGGAAGTACAGCTCTCGTGCAGCCAGTGTCCACCAACCCTACGTCTCAGCCCTTCTCCTGCCAGACCCACCCAG AGCTGCCCCCACAGAGTGGCCTGGCAGCCCAGTATGAGAATATATCCCCCAATCGCAGTGCCACTACAGCCCCTACCAACAGTTGCAGCGGCTGGGATCCACTGATTATTGACAAGCACGATACGGAGGCGTGGCCTTCCATTTCAAGCAAAGAAAGCCACGCCCTTGCAGGATGCCCCTTAGACACTGAAAGTATCAGTGACATCAGCAGAATGAGCATGGCCACAGGAGCTGGCCAGCAAGGACATTTCTCCGCCAATCATCCCAGCAAAGCCAATGCCAGCCACTCAGGAGGTCTACTCTCTAGTCAGAGTGGGGCCAGCAGAGGCTGGGGCTCTGGCCCGTCTCCTTCCAGTGGAGGAGAAGGGAAGAATGAAGTCTCCAGCACATCAGTGGGAGCCAGGAGTTGGGGCTCCTCTAACTTTAACTTGAACTTAAACCCCAACGCCAACCCCTCTGCCTGGCCAGTTCTGGGACATAAAGGGACCGGCATGGGTGGTGGCAGCTCTGGAGAAAGCAACCTTCCTCCTCCTAATCTCTGTAGCCCACCGGGCACTCTGCCCAGTCAGTGCCCTAGCAGCAGTGGCAGTATAGGTGGTGCCAATGGAAATTCTGCAGGTAGTGGTGGCAGTGGCAACACCACGTGGGGTAGCATTGTGCCCAGTGACTCCTCAGAGCCACACTCCATCCCATCCACGAATGTGTCTTTCAGCTCTGAACCTCAGAACCTTAACACTGATGGACCAAATAACACTAAGCAAGAGCCCAGAAGCCCTGGCCATAGCCTGCCTAGCTGGGGAGTTGGACCTCCAGGCATGTGCTCGTTTGTTCAAAATTCAGGAGGAGCCTTACAGGTCAACGGGGATGAAGAACCTGTTTGGGGTAATGGAGATGCCAAGTCTGGTGGTGGCTCAAAAGACTCTGGTTGGGACTCAGGGAGCAGCTGGGGACAAGGAGGGGCCTCGGGCACTTCTGGATGGGGACAAGCTGCCTCAACTGGAGACTGGGGTAAGCATTCCAACACTGAGGCCAAAGGATGGGATTCCTCAAGCTCTCCCACCCAAGAACAGCCGCTAAACTCTTGGGTCCGTGGGGCCAATGCCCCAGCCAGTGAGGGAAGCAGTGACAGCATGGAATGTCATCCTCGCCGGAGGGTCCGCTCATCAACAGATGAGGCTCCCCCTATTCTGCCTGCCCAGGATATGGACCCTCGGGTTCTGTGTAACACAGGCTGGGGACAAACACCAGTGCGTCAGCACACCGCTTGGGAGACCGAAGAAGCTGCACGTTCCAACAGTAAGAATGACATTGGAACTGAAGCCTGGGGCTCGTCCTCAAATGCAGCCAATGTTGGACCACCACCAACTTCTGGAAGTGCCAACCCAAACTCTGGCACTACATCCAGACCTGACTCTGGGGGCAAGAATGAGGGTCCTTGCCCCAGTGGAGCTGCACCTGGATGGGGCACAGCCATGCCATCACCCCAGGCTAGCTCTGGTTGGGCAGATCCTACCAGCAACAAGAAACCTTCCAGTGGTCCTGGAAGTTGGGGCAGTAACCCAGCTGGAAGTTCAGGTGGCAGCCTGCAGAAAAGTGGTCAGACTTGGGGTTCAGAGGAAAAGTCTCCTACATGGGAAGACAGTCACACGAAAGCCAAACCACAGGGATGGACTGATGTGCCCAAAACTTCTCACGGATGGAGCAATGGACCTAGTGGAGAAAGCAGGCCTGGAGGAGAATGGGGTGAATCTGGAGATGGAAAGAAAAATGGTCCCACCAGCTCTACCTGGGAAGGAGAGGGTACCAGCTGGAATGAGAGCTCCAGAGGATGGGGAAAGCCTACTCCAGGAATAGGAGGAAACTGGGGAGATGCACAACACTCCAGTGGGCCATCACAAGGATGGAATAACAAGCCCCAGGAGGGCACCAGTGGCAATAGTGGCAGTGGAAACATGGGTTCTTGGGGAGGTCCTAACTCTGTAAAGCAGAGTGGCTCTGGATGGGGAGGAGGAAATGGTGGAGGTGCTAAACCTGACCACATTGGAGAGCCCACTGGATGGGAGGAGCCCTCTCCACACTCCATCCGACGTAAGATGGAGATCGATGATGGTACCTCAGCTTGGGGTGACCCAAGCAGTTACAACAAGACAGTCAATCTCTGGGACAGGAATAACCCTGGAATGCAAGGCAAACCAGGACCTGGCAATGCCAACAGTGTACCCAacaaccatcatcatcatccccaCCATAACCAGCCTCCCATGCAGACCCACAGCCATGGAGGGCCAAGTTCAAACAATAATCACATTTCCCCTGATAACGCTGTCCCACATCAAACAGGGCCAACTCACAATAGACCAACCCTTATGAATCCAG GATGGGGCGAGACGACAAATGTCCATCCAAAACCTGAGCCCTCATGGGGAGAGCCAGCCACCCCTGCAGCAAGTGTGGACAATGGCACTTCAGCATGGGGTAAACCCCAAGGTGGCTGGGGTGATAATGGTCCTGAGGTCTATGGTCGAGGCAACGGACCTCCTGGATCTGCCCCCTGCAAACCTG CCCCCAAATCTATGCAAGATGGCTGGGGTGGTGGAGAGGACATGGGCCTGTCTGCAGGGCAGTGGGAGCAGGATGAGGGTGACATGTGGAACAGCACTGCATCTCAAGAGAGCAACTCCTCCTGCAACTCCTGGGGCAACCCACCCAAAAAGGGCCCACCAAAg GGAAAAGTCCCAAACAAACCGGATGATACTTGGATAATGAATCGTCTTATTAAGCAGCTGACTGACATGGGCTTCCCT AGAGACCCTGCAGAAGAAGCTCTCAAGAGCAACAACATGAACTTGGATCAGGCCATGA CTGCCCTATTGGAGAAGAAGACCGAACTTGATAAACGGGGGATGGGAATCTCTGACTACAACAACGGCCTAGTCAATAAACCAATGGGCTGCAGGCCTTCAGTCATCTCCAAAGAATCCTCCTCAGATCGTCCCCCCTACTTGGACAAG GATGCTGGGCTAGCAGATGATGCCCAAACCTCACCGTTTATGCCTTCTCCGAGCCTGAAGCTCCCATTGGGTAGTGCTGCACTCCCTGGCCAGAGCCTAGGAGTTGCGATGCAAAACTTGAACAACAGACAG atgCAGAGTGGAGTGTTTGGTAGTAGCGGAGCAGCACAAGCCCGGGCCCTGCAGCAGCAGCCCCCTCCCCAGCCGTCAGTGCCACCTCTCAACTCGTCCCAGCCTAGTCTACGCGCTCAAGTGCCTCAGTTTTTCAGCCCTCAG GTTCAAGCACAGCTTTTACAGTTTGCAGCAAAAAACATTGGTCTCAACCCTGCACTTTTAACCTCACCAATAAACCCTCAGCATATGACCCTGTTGAACCAACTTTATCAGCTGCAACTG GCGTACCAGCGTTTACAAATTCAGCAGCAGATGTTGCAGGCACAGCGCAGTGTTTCTGGCCCCATCCGACAGCAAGAGCAGCAA GTTGCACGTACAATCAATAACATGCAGCAACAGATCCAGCAGCACCAGCGGCAGCTGGCTCAGGCTCTGCTGATGAAacaccaacagcagcagcagcagccaccCGCCTCACACCCGGGCCTGCATCCCAGCGCAGGCAAATCAGCTCTGGACTCATTTCCAGCCCATCATCAAGCGTCCAGCCTCTCTGTTTCCGACCTTCAGACCAAAGAGCCGCAGTCTTCTCCAAACTACTCCTCACCCTACCCTATTT CCGGATTGAACCCTAACATGAATGTAAACTGCATGGAGGTGGGTGGCCTGTCCATGAAGGACTCTCCTCAGCCTCAGTCACGCCTGTCACAGTGGACACACCCAAACTCCATGGAGAACCTCTCTGGCAACTCCTCTCCAATGGAGGCCAACTTTAGCAAGCATG GTGCCATCTCTGCAGGCCCTAGTCTGGGTCCCCCAAGTAAGCCCCCACTGGATGACTCCTACAGTCCCTACAATCTGATTGGCAGCTCCGAGTCTCCTGCCAGCCCCCTGGCACCTCATGATAGCTGGGGTCCGGGGAAGAACACCAATGACAAGATCTCCAATGGGACCAATGTCACCTGGCCTCCAG AGTTTTGTCCAGGAGTGCCCTGGAAAGGACTGCAGAATATTGACCCTGAAACTGACCCCAATGTGACCCCAGGGAGTGTTCCCAGTGGGCCCACCATCAATACCAACATTCAGGATGTGAACCGCTACCTGCTGAGAGACAGGAGTGGAG GAAAGCTGTCTGACATGAAGTCCACTTGGTCTTCGGGGCCCATCTCGCACACCCAGGCTTCTCTCTCTCACGAGCTTTGGAAAGTCCCCCAAGGACCCCGAAACACGACGGCTCCCACACGGCCACCTCCAGGCCTGACCAACACCAAGCCCTCTTCCACGTGGGGCGGAAACACCCTGGGCCTGGTAGCTGGCTGGAGCAGCTCCTACTctgcag GTACCACATGGAGTACAGACAGCTCCAACAGGAGCACTAGCTGGTTGGTTCTGAGAAACCTTACACCACAG ATTGATGGTTCGACACTGCGGACACTGTGCATGCAACACGGCCCGCTCATCACATTCCATCTCAACCTGACGCAGGGTAACGCAGTGGTGCGCTACAGTTCTAAAGAGGAGGCTGCCAAAGCCCAAAAGTCCCTACACAT GTGTGTTCTGGGAAACACCACTATACTGGCAGAGTTTGCTGGAGAAGAGGAGGTGAACCGCTTCTTTGCACAGGGTCAGTCCCTCACACCCACCACCAGCTGGCAGGCCAACCCCGGCACCAATCAAACACGGCTGGGGGGCGGAGGGACGGTGGCCACACATCCCATCGGCCACTGGAACAGCAGCGGTCTCGGAGGAGGAGGAGCGGGCGGGACGGGGTCCGGCGGGAAGGCGAGCAACGAGCTGCTGTGGGGGGGTGTACCGCAGTACTCCAGCCTGTGGGGGCCGCCCAGCACCGAGGATGGCCGAGTGGTGGGCAGCCCCACCCCAATCAATACGCTGCTTCCTGGAGACCTGCTGAGCGGAGAGTCCATGTGA